A single Thermoanaerobacterium sp. RBIITD DNA region contains:
- the istB gene encoding IS21-like element helper ATPase IstB, which translates to MSNYTKLLNNLGELDDFDFEFQPSINKQEILDLKSLRFVENNENILFVGTPGVGKTHLATAIGIECAKHRYSTYFVHFQELMTQLKKALAENRLEIRLKHFSKYKVLIIDEVGYLPIDTDASNIFFQLISKRYEKHSTIITTNMPFSNWAEVFGSATLANAILDRLLHHSHVISIKGPSYRLKSKVEYFNSSSNAS; encoded by the coding sequence GTGAGTAACTATACCAAGCTATTAAACAATTTAGGAGAACTTGATGATTTTGATTTTGAATTTCAACCAAGCATAAACAAACAAGAAATTCTTGATTTAAAAAGTTTAAGATTTGTAGAAAATAACGAAAATATATTGTTTGTAGGTACTCCAGGTGTAGGCAAGACACATCTTGCCACCGCCATAGGGATAGAATGTGCAAAACACAGATATTCTACATATTTCGTTCATTTTCAAGAATTGATGACTCAATTAAAAAAGGCTTTAGCAGAAAACCGTTTAGAAATCCGATTAAAGCATTTTTCAAAATATAAGGTGTTAATAATAGACGAAGTAGGGTATTTACCAATAGACACAGATGCTTCAAATATATTTTTTCAGCTAATATCTAAAAGATATGAAAAACATAGTACAATTATTACAACTAATATGCCCTTTTCAAATTGGGCAGAAGTATTTGGATCAGCAACATTAGCCAATGCAATATTAGATAGATTACTTCATCATTCGCATGTTATATCAATAAAGGGACCTTCATATAGATTAAAATCAAAAGTTGAATACTTTAACAGTTCTTCGAATGCATCTTAG